In Cryptomeria japonica chromosome 10, Sugi_1.0, whole genome shotgun sequence, a genomic segment contains:
- the LOC131030721 gene encoding uncharacterized protein LOC131030721 — protein sequence MFLKAVDCEGQVKDAQFIANILIQCIQDVGPQNVVQVITDNAKNCRAAGMLIETQFEHIFWTPCAVHSLNLMLQKMGRKIHWIKQIYVEAEEIQMFITNHNMSQAIFRSFSQLELLKVAETRFASNTIVLRRLVKVREPLASMVISQRWSLWRQSNTERATNVKHMILDDTWWD from the exons atgtttctgaaagctgtggattgtgagggacaggtgaaggatgcacaatttattgctaacatccttatacaatgcattcaggatgtgggacctcaaaatgttgtccaagtaataacagacaatgcaaagaattgtagagctgcaggtatgttgattgagacacagtttgaacacatattttggacaccttgtgctgtccactctctcaacctcatgctacaaaagatGGGTAGGAAAATACattggatcaaacaaatttatgttgaggctgaagagatccaaatgttcatcacaaaccataacatgtcacaggccattttcagatcattttcacagttggagttgctaaag gttgCTGAGACTcgatttgcatccaacacaatcgtcttgaggcgacttgtgaaggtgcgggagccacttgctagcatggtaattagtcaaaggtggtccctatggaggcaatccaatactgAAAGGGCAACAAATGTAAAGCacatgatcctagatgacacttggtgggattga